One genomic region from Cydia amplana chromosome Z, ilCydAmpl1.1, whole genome shotgun sequence encodes:
- the LOC134661391 gene encoding uncharacterized protein LOC134661391, which yields MNNYIQVIVLLVLVSVAIDCVTPRNKFEKGLLRLIEKCRNGDVESLPVAFPSLKPLRIPPMKFDYDGYRMSLSEIKVKGLEDLSVEKLSASPENMTISMEIFIPTLAIRADRYHMQGTIMYIISIDDKGVLKSNVDSIRARANIRFGAKGKDTVVTDLKLDYSVSDIQIQLGGSSDTVNSVAYDIISDLINDSEMKSRLQHLIKTQANEYLRGHTPQQFVEIVSSI from the exons ATGAACAATTACATACAAGTTATAGTTCTGTTAGTACTAGTCTCCGTTGCTATAGATTGTGTCACAC CACGCAACAAGTTTGAAAAAGGGCTActaagattaatagagaaatgtCGTAACGGCGACGTCGAGTCGTTGCCGGTTGCATTTCCTTCGCTCAAGCCTCTACGGATTCCTCCTATGAAGTTTGATTATGACGG ATATAGAATGTCGCTCAGTGAAATAAAGGTCAAAGGGTTGGAAGATTTATCAGTAGAAAAGCTATCTGCATCTCCGGAAAATATGACGATATCGATGGAAATATTCATACCCACGCTGGCTATCCGCGCAG ACCGGTACCATATGCAGGGCACAATAATGTACATAATCTCGATAGACGACAAGGGTGTACTCAA GTCCAATGTCGATAGCATACGAGCCCGAGCTAACATAAGGTTCGGGGCTAAAGGAAAAGACACGGTTGTGACTGACCTCAAGCTCGACTATTCAGTCAGTGACATTCAG ATACAACTTGGTGGCAGCAGTGACACCGTAAACAGCGTTGCATACGACATAATATCGGATCTGATAAACGACAGCGAAATGAAGAGCCGGCTTCAACATTTAATCAAAACCCAGGCGAATGAATATCTCCGGGGGCATACACCTCAACAATTCGTTGAAATAGTTTCTAGCATATGa
- the LOC134660735 gene encoding transport and Golgi organization protein 11, with protein sequence MQYTSDEAYARLISHKMTVPQRIKATGDIMDDETQNGLGTGWDYANEKFDMKVPERILVVGQDQHIGTKAPPREIQLDNAVLPTDPGMIRVNTPPRVITLDQHYFPSADDFQESMPNSPPRNIRLYRSQADGALSQPHVDHFNDSTMTESRLVLRDPTPPMGAGEGLSTAEEMVHLRRQIVKLNRRVMSIEAEQLQRQQKEKIAYAIGIAYLLFKVIAWLNRS encoded by the exons ATGCAGTACACTTCCGATGAAGCCTACGCTCGACTCATTAGCCACAAGATGACCGTACCACAAAGGATAAAG GCAACTGGTGACATAATGGATGACGAAACCCAAAACGGTTTGGGAACAGGATGGGACTATGCCAATGAAAAATTTGATATGAAGGTACCAGAAAGGATACTTGTAGTTGGGCAAGATCAGCACATTG GTACCAAAGCTCCGCCTCGAGAAATTCAGCTAGATAATGCTGTACTCCCCACTGATCCAGGGATGATCCGAGTGAACACGCCTCCTCGTGTGATCACTCTCGATCAGCACTACTTCCCATCAGCTGATGACTTTCAGGAGAGTATGCCTAACTCTCCTCCCAGGAATATAAGACTGTACAGATCTCAAGCGGACGGTGCCCTGTCACAACCACATGTCGATCATTTTAATGACTCAACTATGACAGAATCAAGGCTTGTTCTAAG AGATCCAACACCTCCAATGGGGGCTGGCGAAGGTCTCTCCACTGCTGAAGAGATGGTGCATTTACGACGACAGATAGTCAAATTAAATAGACGCGTAATGTCGATTGAAGCTGAGCAATTACAGAGACAGCAAAAGGAGAAGATAGCTTACGCTATTGGTATTGCTTACTTGTTGTTCAAAGTTATTGCTTGGCTTAACCGATCCTAA
- the LOC134661772 gene encoding 4'-phosphopantetheine phosphatase, translated as MEHFGLSHILQEPDKYNPDTLDLLVDDEAREYWLNTCERLVERNVNYALANTDDPTVEIRALKYKTCYVEALKELRINPLAHGQLTIRLLLDINETCLRSQGFFDLWKQQKKYDNENALAMLSSRLAEIDAIANDRQRWVELCRGVLAGNMFDCGAQAVAAILDCGLYGALQKIQNRPWLYDGLDKWLDKLETTVHRCAAIFVDNSGVDIVLGVLPFVRALILRGTSVILCANEWPALNDVTNVELEDIVQQAALICPVISAALAMGDLVVRSSGQRGPCLDLRTINIGLCTEMKMRGVDLIILEGMGRAVHTNFKKNNTRFAVDSLKLAVVKNAWLAQRLGGPLFSVIFIYEDKPTQT; from the exons ATGGAACACTTCGGTCTCTCACACATCTTGCAAGAACCGGATAAATATAATCCAGATACTTTGGACTTGCTAGTCGACGATGAGGCGAGAGAATATTGGCTCAACACCTGCGAAAGACTTGTAGAAAGAAATGTGAATTACGCACTGGCCAACACGGATGATCCGACTGTAGAAATACGAGCACTAAAATATAAGACATGTTACGTGGAGGCCCTTAAAGAGTTGAGGATTAATCCACT tgcTCATGGGCAGTTGACAATACGATTACTTCTTGACATCAACGAAACATGCCTTCGTTCTCAGGGGTTCTTTGATTTGTGGAAACAACAGAAGAAATATGATAATGAAAATGCACTTGCTATGCTTAGTTCAAGATTGGCTGAAATTGATGCAATAGCCAATGATCGACAGCGCTGGGTAGAACTTTGTAGAGGAGTTCTAGCAG GTAACATGTTTGATTGTGGAGCCCAGGCTGTTGCTGCCATTTTAGACTGCGGACTTTATGGTGCTttgcaaaaaatacaaaacagaCCATGGCTTTATGATGGTCTTGATAAATGGCTGGATAAATTAGAG aCAACTGTTCATCGCTGTGCAGCTATATTTGTGGACAACAGTGGTGTAGACATAGTACTAGGAGTTCTGCCATTTGTGCGCGCATTGATACTGCGAGGCACCTCTGTTATTCTGTGTGCTAATGAGTGGCCAGCTCTCAATGATGTCACTAATGTTGAGCTTGAAGACATTGTGCAGCAGGCTGCATTAATTTGTCCTGTTATATCAGCTGCACTTGCTATGGGAGATTTAGTTGTAAGATCCAGTGGCCAAAGAGGACCATGTCTCGATCTTAGGACTATTAATATAG GTCTTTGTACTGAAATGAAGATGCGTGGGGTGGATTTGATTATATTGGAAGGAATGGGAAGAGCTgtacatacaaattttaaaaagaATAATACAAGATTTGCAGTGGATTCACTGAAGTTAGCTGTAGTAAAGAATGCATGGTTGGCACAACGTCTTGGCGGCCCATTGTTCTctgtgatttttatttatgaagacAAACCAACACAAACATAA